From the Desulfobacterales bacterium genome, the window TCCAGGTTCTTGTGAAGGAGAAGAATTTCATCCTGAAGCTTTTCTCTCATGGCCGGATCCAGGGCCGACAGCGGCTCGTCCAAGAGAAGAATTTTGGGTCGCCTGACCAGAGCTCTAGCCAGTGCCACCCGCTGCTGCTGGCCCCCCGAGAGCCTGTCGGGGTATCGATCCTGAAGTTCTTCAAGTCCGATCATTTTCAGCAGCTTTTCGATTCCGGGATCATCGCGGTGTGGCGCGGCATATTCCAGATTTTTTCGCACGGTCATGGTCGGGAACAAGGCATAGTTCTGAAAAACAAATCCGATACTACGCTTCTGAGGAGATAACCGAATGCGGCTGTTTTTATGGTACCAGGTGGCGCCATTCACCTTTATGAAACCCTCATCCGGCTGGTCCAGCCCCGCCAGCAAACGCAATATCGTAGTTTTTCCCGCGCCGGAGGCGCCATATAACACCGCTATTTCGTTTTTTTCAATTGTGATGCGTGCACTCAGCTCAAAAGGGCCCTCTGCGCCTATCAACTCTTTTCGAAAATCCAGCTCGATCATGACCCATTTTCCTTCATCGGGTTCTAAAACTTGAACTGTACATTGGCATACAGCCCAAAAGGAGCGCCGGTCTGGTAGGTTGCCGCCGTATTGGTAGCGGCCAGGGCGTCATCCGCCGTGTTGATGGCGGAGATGTCTTTTTGATTGAACAGGTTGGTGGCGGTAAGGCGAAGTTCAACCGATTGTGCGCCAAGC encodes:
- a CDS encoding ATP-binding cassette domain-containing protein, translating into MIELDFRKELIGAEGPFELSARITIEKNEIAVLYGASGAGKTTILRLLAGLDQPDEGFIKVNGATWYHKNSRIRLSPQKRSIGFVFQNYALFPTMTVRKNLEYAAPHRDDPGIEKLLKMIGLEELQDRYPDRLSGGQQQRVALARALVRRPKILLLDEPLSALDPAMREKLQDEILLLHKNLDLTILLVSHDPCEIARLATTVLIVDGGTVNTLEPVPRYSKTKKVSPDSVLSGKIVHMRRISGAWSVLIEAGSALVETTLRDEELKKGKAQVEDFLNEINTTAEINPSTVDSAMALSNSPEKAAL